A stretch of Caenorhabditis elegans chromosome IV DNA encodes these proteins:
- the Y65A5A.1 gene encoding BHLH domain-containing protein (Confirmed by transcript evidence) has product MLPVSPKNCDPADVVLRAASYIDQLVATVQARVKNGTLPMGALSSLPPQYSKPIKSSRRTVSSKKSRRSMEKKR; this is encoded by the exons ATGCTGCCAGTGAGCCCGAAGAATTGTGATCCAGCAGATGTTGTGCTCCGTGCGGCTTCTTATATCGATCAACTCGTGGCGACGGTTCAAGCTCGCGTGAAAAATGGAACACTTCCAATGG GTGCTCTCTCCTCCCTTCCACCACAATACTCCAAACCAATAAAGTCTTCCCGGCGGACGGTCTCCAGCAAAAAATCCCGCAGATCCATGGAAAAGAAgcgatga
- the Y65A5A.24 gene encoding uncharacterized protein (Confirmed by transcript evidence), with product MPECFDSVLRTFIKNSKQSEIFFCLKFLPNCL from the exons ATGCCGGAATGCTTTGATTCAGTCCTGAGGACATTTATCAAGAACTCAAAAcagtcagaaatttttttttgtttgaaatttttg CCAAACTGCCTGTGA
- the Y65A5A.1 gene encoding BHLH domain-containing protein (Confirmed by transcript evidence), translated as MAPTPKFGPKKIQNVSAVSCSVKKYQASTSSPVPILNVQERVELRKLEQMLPVSPKNCDPADVVLRAASYIDQLVATVQARVKNGTLPMGALSSLPPQYSKPIKSSRRTVSSKKSRRSMEKKR; from the exons ATGGCTCCAACACCAAAATTCGGCccaaaaaagattcaaaacgTCTCGGCGGTTTCATGCTCTGTTAAGAAATATCAAG cttccaCCTCATCCCCCGTACCAATTTTAAACGTCCAGGAGCGAGTTGAGCTCCGCAAGCTCGAGCAAATGCTGCCAGTGAGCCCGAAGAATTGTGATCCAGCAGATGTTGTGCTCCGTGCGGCTTCTTATATCGATCAACTCGTGGCGACGGTTCAAGCTCGCGTGAAAAATGGAACACTTCCAATGG GTGCTCTCTCCTCCCTTCCACCACAATACTCCAAACCAATAAAGTCTTCCCGGCGGACGGTCTCCAGCAAAAAATCCCGCAGATCCATGGAAAAGAAgcgatga